In Thalassococcus sp. S3, the sequence TCAGCGGCAAGAACGTTACCGGTGTCAAAGTCGGCATCGGTGTTGAACTGTGTGCCACGGATCGTGATGTCGCCGGTCTGTGTGTTCACATCGACATCCCGGGTCGAGAAGGGTTCGACGTTGGTGAAGATGAAGGTATCGCCGTCATCCACGCCCGTGAACGAGGTGTCCTCGTAAACACCAAGCGGCGCTTCGAACGGCTCGCCGTCCTCAAGATCCACGGTGCCGCCGCCCAGCGGCAGACCAGAAAGATCATAGGCGACCGTTGTGCCCGACACCTCGTAAGCGGCGATCAACTGGGGCTCTCCGGTCGGACTTTCGGTTGCCGGGACGAAGGTCAGGCCCTCGGGGCTGACATCGCCGTCCTCACGACCGTTGAAGTAGGTCAGGAAGGTGACGTTGGCCGGATCGGTGACATCATAGGCCATGATACCGCCATCACGCTCAAGCCCGATAAAGGCAATCATGCGCTGACCGATCATGCCAACGGTAACCGCTTCGGGTTCGACCCCTTTGTTGTCCGAGCGATCCTCGCCGCTGTCGCCATCGTCGTCATTGAAGCCGCCCGGGTTCAGATCGGCCACGATGCGCGCAAAATCGTCTCCGCTATCGAACACGACGGCACCGGTATCGGCGTTGAAGATGGTGAACCCGCGCGATCCGAAGGAGTACAGCTGGTCGATATCGCCGTCACCATCCGTATCACCATCGACGGCAGAGATGTTCAGGCGACCCATTTCGCTATCGTCGAGAAGCCCCGCATTCTCCAGTTGGGCTTTCAGCGCAGGATCAAGAAGTCCGTCCTCGGCAGCATCGGCCAGCCGGATCTCGTCTTCGTCGAGGTCGCGTGCATCGCCTTCGTTTGCGGTGACCAGGTAAGTCTGGCCATTCTGCTCGAACGCAGCGATCGCGTCAGGCATCCGCAGGCCCTGCACGGGACGTGTTGTGATGTTGATCGCATCATCCCGGTCGGACGTGTCCAGCCCGTTGCCCTCGAGGCTGTGGTCGATCGTGCCAAAGCTGCGGACGCTGACAATCTCGTTCGTGGTCAGGTCCACGGTGGCATAGGCGTTGGCCTCCTGCAGCGTCACATAGGCGGTCACCCCATCGGGGCTGACGGTGACATATTCGGGCTCAACGTCCAGCGCATCGCCACGATCCCCCACAATGCGTGCTTCCGAGAGATCGACATTGCTGAAATCGAGTGTCACTGCAGTGGCGCCAGCAACCCCGCCGGAGATGTCGATGATCGAGATCGAGCCTGCCGGATCGAGGGTTTCATCAATCGGCTCGCCTTCATTGGCAACGATGACCTTGGCACCATCCGGGGTAAAGGCCACGCTGTCCGGCAAGTTGCCGACCGTCACCTCGCCCAGGCTGTTGCCCTGCACGTCGAAGAACGCGATCACGCCGTTTTCGGCGTTGCTGTCATCCCCGTCATCCCGCGAGACGGCAACCGCAACTATACCGTTTGCAACTGCCACGGATTGTACGCCATCAAAGGCGGAGATACCGCTGAGGTCGATCGAACGATCCAGTTGACCTGTGGCCACGTCAAAGACATCGACGCGGTCTTCCTCGCCGTTGGTCACGAACGCCTTGCCGTTCTCGTAGATCACGATTTCCGAGCCGCCCTCGCCCACACCACTGTCCATACGCTGGGCTTCGGATATTTCCAGTTCGCCGGTCCCTTTGCCGGCGCCAACCGTATCGGTCCGGGTCGAAACCTGTTGGATCGTGTCGTCGCGCCCGATGCCCGTGTCCTCTTCGCCAAAGGCATTGTCGGCGTCGCCAAAGTTCTCCGAAAGATACTCGGCAAGGGCGTCCTGCTCGGTGCCGTTGTCGGCAAAGGTCGCGGCGCCGTCACGTACCCCTTCCTGCAAAAGCTCGGTGAAGTTCACGCGGTCGATCACCGCCTGGTCGCCGACCTCGCCCAGAGAGGCATCCGTGTTGGTGTTGGGGAATGGATAGCCGTCGCCGCCACCGGTGAAGTTGCCGTCATCATCGAAACGCGGTTCCGCCAGAAAGCCCAGGGTCACGATGCGGAACGTCTCGTTCGCATCGCCTGCAAGTTCGCCATTGCTGACCAGATCCGCGATGACAGTGCCATCCTCGTCCACGATGACAGCCGTTGTGATCCGGTCACCCGCAGGCTGGGTTTCATCGAAAGCAAGCTTTACACCAGACAATTGCGGGAACTGGCCCGACACGTCCGGAAGCGCCGAAACACCGTGTTCAAGCAGCGCCACGATCTCTGCCCGTGTGAGGGTCATCAGCACCAGATCATTGTTGAACGCCAGCGTGGTCTGAATGTCATTCTGGCTGATCCCGCCCTCGGGCTTGATGACATTGCCATCGCCATCCACCACTTCCGGGTTCACCCGGCGCTCGGCCTCGGTCTCGCCCGCGGGCACCACCGTCTCACCGATTGATGCCCGGATGCCGCCACCGTTCTTGATGGAGATGACCACATCGGCATCGGTCTTCCGTGCTTCGGCAAGGTTGGCATCCGCGGTCAGGTTGCCCAGATTGGTTTCCTGCGTCCGCACACCGTCCGGGTCGTCCACCTCGCCCGTGCCGGACCGGTTGGCGTTCAGGAACACGTCCGACACACCGAAAACGTTCGACTCGCTTTGAATGATCTGGGCTTCGATCTCGTCGGCGATCTGCTGGATTTCCGGATCAACCAGATCTTCGGCCCCAAGATTGGCGACGCCCTGGGCATCCGTCGCATAAGCGCCCGAGACATCCGCATCGTAGCTGTCCGCGATGACATTGCCGTCCGCCTCGAAGTCCACCACAAGCCGCCCGACATATTTGTAGCTGCCGTCAGTATTGACCACGGCTGTCTGGCTGCCATTGGCATTGGTTATGAAGGTCGGATAATCGCCCTGCGCGCTATCCCCATCCCGCAGCCGGTCGTTTTCGTCGACAAGCCGTGTGTTGGAGCCACCGGCCACGATGATATCGACATTGCTGAGACGCGCGGCCAGCTCTTCCTCGATAGAGATGCGCTGCATGTGCGACAGCAGGACAACCTTGTTCAAGCCAGGATTGTCGTTGAGCACCGCATCAACTTCTTGCTGGATCTCCGCAGCCAGCGCGTCAAGCTGTTCGGGCGTTGGGTTGCCGTCGAACGGGCTGGGCGCGATACCGACCGTCCCAGGCGAGGCGATCGAACCCAGCGTCGGTGTCGTCGCACCGATGACCGCAACATCTTCACCGTTCACATCAATGATCACCGAGGAGGTCACGACATTGGCTTGAGGCGCCTGACCACCCGCGACCTCCAGCGGGGCCATGTTCGGGTCGGTGGAAAAGTCGAGGTTGGCGGACAGATAGGTGAAGTTTGCCCCCTGAAAATCCTGACCCAGAATGTTGCCCTCTGCGCTGCCGTCAATCAGGCCGGCGAGCGTTTCGGTGCCCAGGTCGAATTCATGGTTCCCCAACGCGACGGCCTGCACGCCAAGCTGGTTCTGGATCTCGATATCTGCAATCCCCGCGGATCCATAGACGCTCTCCGATGCGTCAAAGAAAAGGCCCGGAATGAATGCATCGCCTGAGCTCAGGGTCAGCGTGTTGTCGGCCATGCCATCATTGCCAAGGTCCTCAGCCCGCAACGCGTTCAAGACCGCAGAAAGCTGTGGCGCATCCTGAATAGCTGCAGCACCGGCCTCCTGATCAGCGAAATGCAGGAGTTCGAGTGTAAATCTGTCCATGTGTGTCCCCAGGAATGTAATCAGAGGTGACAGGCCCCATCGCCCATCGCATCACGCGGACTGATATGTGCCGATTGTAACGCTCCGAAGACAAATGACCGGTTTCTCGACACTCTTTGGAACTTCACCTGCCTTCTAGCCTGCATGTGGCGTTAAGGTGTTGGATCTATTGCTAAATCCAGATTCCGTGCTTTGATTGCAGGTAGCGGATCGCGTTAACATTTGCGGCATTGCGATCGAGACCCGCAAGATTTGCATCGTATAGCGCCTCGATGCGATCATTCGCGGAACGCGAGGCAAGATATTGCCGCTCCGGCACCCAGATCGGGATGCCGCGCGCCTCAAGCTGACCGGACAGCCAGATATCATCCACCATCCAAACATGTCTGGGGATCTCGAACGCGTCGCTCGAAAAGAACGAGGGCCGCACGACGGCCCCCGCACAGCCCGACAGGATATCGACATAACCCGCGCTCTGAACCGGACGGCGCATCGGCTTGGGCGAGCGGGACTGCGTCAACCCGCCGGTGAGCAGATGTTTGACCCGGTCCAGACGGTATCCGGGGTCAAAGCCATGATGGCTGACCACCGCGCGGGGCAGGCGCGCGGGTTTGCGAGACGGTGCAACAAATTCGTCAAGGTGATCGCCGATCGCCGCAACGCATTCCTTTGGCCGCTCTCGCTGATAGGCGAACAGCGTTTCGGCCCATGTGGGATGATAATATCGGTCGTCATCGCAAAACAGGATCTGGCAATCCCGATCCTGTAAATCCCTGGCTGCGAAAAGCACCTTGCTGGCCGGTCCAAGATCCTCGTCGACATAAATGACACGAATGCCGGATGGTAGATCAGGCAGAGCAATCGCACTATCAGGAAAGCGCCGATAGCGGCGCGGAAGATAAAGGCGTATCTCATCGACATCGGCGGTTTGCGAGGTCAACGTCCGAAGGGTCTGACCGAGTTCGGCAAAACGAGGGGGGATGGACGTGAGGGAGATAATCTTCGCGGTCATGTTGGTCGAGCGGTATTAGTCCGATATTCATAGTCCGGCGTGCGGCGAAGACGGCCGAGCACATTAATCCGCCTTCGTAGCGACGACATGCGACGCTTTCGTGAAGGTCGTTCCCCTTAAATACGGAAAACCCGCATGAATAGCTGTGAGAGCAAGGACCGGGAGGATCAGGACATTCCGTCCAAGTCATCCGGCCCTTATCGTTCGCGGCTCATGCGTTCAACGCCGCGCATTCCGGCACTGGTATGCGCACGCGGGGGTTGGAAGGAATGTGGGGATCAAGCTGCTCAAGGCTGCGTCTGAGTTTGCCAGAGAGCAAGGCAGCGAAGAGCACTTGGAAATGCCCGAGATCTCGGACGGCATTCCCGGCGTGATGCGTCATCAACTCAATGGCCTCAATGCACGGGTCGACGGGCCGGCTAAGCTGATCGAGCAGCACACCTCGCTGTATGGCGATGCGCGGCGGTTGATGCGCCTACCGGAGATTGGACCGATCACCGCGTCGATCGTTGTCGCCACCATTGGCGATACAAAGCAATTAGAGACCGCACGCGACTTGGCCGCCTGGCTGGGTCTCACCCCGCTCAAGAAATCCAGCGTCGGTCAAAAGCGTCTCGGGCGCATCACAAGGAAGGGCGATAATCTCCGAAAGCTGCTAATTGTCGGGGTTACATCGCGCACACTCATGGCAAAGAACAAACCGGAGAAAGCCGATATTTGGAGCGCCAAACTGCTCGACGAAAAACCCGTCCGGCTCGCGAAGCTCGCCATGGCGAAGAAGTCCGCCCGGCTCATATGGGCGTTGCCGACAAAGCAAGAGGAGTACCGGCAGCTGATCGCTTGATCCTGCCAGGAGATGCAAGACGTTCGATATGATGATGCGAAACGAAGTCAACCAAGAGCAAGGACACGCCGCCGAATGTCGCGGCCTTCGAGATCATTTGGCCGATAGAAACATTGCTTGCGGAACTCATCAGGGCCAGTGGCGCTCTCTACGCAAACAGGCTGGACGCACGACTGTCCCGACGGACCAGCGCAACCACGGAAATCTCTGGCAATGCAGGAGCCGTCCACTCAGGCTCATTCCGAATGCACTCTGGCTGCACAACACGCTGTGGTTCCACCCGACGGTCTCTGAAATTCCTTGGCTTTGAGCAGGTCTACAAGAACGAAATAACTGATCTGCCACCAGGCGGGGCCAAGGGCAGGTCAGATTTTGATCCCAAAGGGCACTCGGATGCTGAGATCATGCACATTGGCCAAGCGTTCATGCGCCAGCCTGCGCCCATCATTGGCCCGGATCGCAACATGCCGGCTGGCGATATCAATGTTGGTACACGGGAGATCGGCTGGCTCTTCGCGGCCTACAAGACCCACGCGATGGAGTTCACCGGGGCACGGACGGGCAACGGCCTATCTTTCGGGAGTTCAGAGACAGGGACGAAGGCAACTGGGTTCCGATGTCCCTAGGCGGGCAACGTAGACACCATTTTCACACTACTTGGCGAAGAAACAAACGATTTGATGGATGCCTTTGCGGCGTCTTTTATAGAAGTTGTTTTGTACCGCCATGAACAGTGTGCAGCCTTCATGGCGTGGGGTCATGGGCGCCTAACCGGGCGCCCCGCGGCCTGTTCTGCAACTCTTGGGCCGGGGGCCACGAACCTGGTGACAGGGGTTGCCGATGCGCAGCCTGACGCTAAGCCGTTGATTGCGATTACTGGCTAGGATGCGCGAAACCATCTGCCAAGTGGGCGATATAGTCATCAACTGATTGACTTAACGCGGCTGTTCGAGCCGCTCACCAAACGTTCAGAAACACTGATGCCAGGCAATGCGATACCGGGCGCGGTGGCTGAGTTTCTCTCGGCGGTGAAAATACCGGTGGCGACACGTTTCAAGGCTAAGGGAACGGTCCCTGTCGATCATGCGCTGCATCTGGGTCCTTTCGGCCTTCCGCAGAAAGATCATGTGGATACCGTGATTGAAAAGGCAGATCTGCTTTTGATGATTGGTCCAGATCCCGTCGAGTGTTCCTTTGCAAAGCTCAGTCGCGGTCGCACTCCTATCGTATCGGTAGCTGAAACACCTCTGCTAAAGGATCTGGGTATACCGATCGCAGCCGAGGTCGTTGGCGCCTTGCCTAGCACGCTTCGCGCGCTCAGTGTCGGGACGAAAACGCATCCAAGCAGCATGTGGGAAGGGGCCTCGCCTTGCGAGGCTCGGTGCTCGCTGCACGCCTTAACCAAGCGGGTCGTGTGATCGCTGTCGGCAACGATGGCGATGTCATGATGAATATCCAGGAAATGGAAACGGCCCACCGAATTGGCCTGTCGCTTGCGCTCGTGGCCTGGGTCGATGGAGCCATTGGCCTGATCGAGGACAGGCAAGAACGAGATACCGGTGACTGCGCGGATCTGTCTTTCAACGATATCGCTTGGGACCAATTGGCCAAGGCTTTTTGCAGGTCGCATGTGGGGTGTAGAACGAGGGCCGATTTGCGCGATGCGCTGGTGGCAGATGCCAAAAAAATGCCCCCCTTCGCCTTATCAACATACCTGTGAAATATGATGGCAGGTACACCCAACGACGTCGATTTTTCGGAACCTCCCCCTCGGTCTCGCGTTTCACTGCAGGACGAAAGGAGAGGCAATATAAAGCCGGCCATATTGTTGCAGCGGTCGTCGGGGTCATCGTGATTGCTGCGGGCATCTACATCATCGGCATTGATCAGAAGCAAGAGGGTGAGCCGTCGGAGATTTCCGTTGAAGGTGGCGAATTGCCGGAATTTGACGCCGAGGTTGGCCAAATTGAGGTTGTTGAAGAGACGGTCACAATTCCGGGCCTTGAAGTCACGTCGCCGGCTCACGACCGCTCAGCCAGACCTCACTCCTTTCTCAAATTCACCATCAAACCCGAGGAGTTGGATATGAATCGCGACCAGATCGAAGGTAAATGGACTGAAATCAAAGGCAAGCTGCGTGAGACTTATGGCGAGCTTTCGGACAACGACATCGAACAGGCCAAGGGCGACCGCGAGCAGCTCGAAGGCAAGCTGCAGCAGAAACTCGGCAAGTCGAAAGAGGAAGTGCGCGACACGGTCGATCGCATCCTCTCGCAGGTTTAAGCATCTTTTATGACAACAGAGCCGCGCCTGGTTTCGGGCGCGGTTCTCTTTTGTTTGGCGGTTTGGGACAGGATTGATGGCACAACGAAACCTCACCGAGGGGCGCGTCTGGCGCGCCCTTGCACATGTTTCGGCACCGATGTCGCTCGGCATCTTGGCCGTCCTGTCGGTCGGCATCGCGGATGCGTATTTTCTGGGCCAGCTTGGCAGTGCGCCTTTGGCTGCGGTGGGCTTCATCTATCCGATCACAACCGCGCTCGCGTCGTTGGCCATCGGGCTGTCAGCGGGTGCAAATGCGGCAATTTCACAGGCCCTCGGGAGGGAGGATGAACCACGCGACATCTACCGCTTGGGCTTCCATGCGCTAGGCCTTGGTCTCGCTCTGGCCGTCTTGGTCGCAGGGTTCGTTACGCTAACCTATTCGGTGATTTTTGGTGCGATGGGCGCTGGCGACGCCGTGATGACCGAGATAGCGGCTTACATGCCGCTTTGGGCGCTATCTTTTCCTTTTCTGGTCCTTCTGATGATCACCAACGCGGTTTTCCGCGCCTATGGCGATGCAGCCTACGCCTCCATCTTTATGATTGTCGCGGCGCTGGCCAATATCGCGCTGAATCCACTACTGATCTTTGGCGCGTTTGGCTTTGACGGGCTCGGAACTGAGGGGGCAGCCGCCGCAACATTGATCGGTCGCGTTCTAGCTGCGGCTGCGGGTCTCTATTTCGCATTTCGGCTTGGCTATCTGAAACGGTGTGGTCGCCTTCTGGAAGGGGCGCGCAAAAGTTTAAGCCAGATCATCCCCATCGGTGCGCCCGCAGCATTTTCGAACGCGATCAACCCCGCGGGAATGGCGCTGGTGACCGCTGCCGTCGCGACGCTTGGTGAAACCGCCGTTGCTGGCTTCGGAGCGGCGACGCGGGTGCAATCGGTGGCGATTGTCGTTCTATTGGCTTTGTCGGCAGGGATTGGCCCTGTGGTGGGCCAGAACTGGGGCGCGGAAAAGCGGGACCGGGCGCAGGCCGCAGTCATCCAATCGTGGCTGTTTTGCGTGGCCTATGGCACGTTACTAGCGCTGGTTCTGTTTGTCTTTTCCGGGCCGATTGCATCGCTGATCGCGTCAGATGAAGATGCCGCCAGCTACACTGCGGATTACTTGCAAATCGTGGGTCTGAGCCTGTTTGGCTACGGCGTCCTCGTGACAGCCAATGCCGCAATGAACGCGCGGTCTAAGGCTGTTTATTCCATGTCACTCAGCGTCGCACGGATCTTTGCGATCTACCTGCCGCTCGCATGGCTAGGCGTTCTGACCTTTGGCTATATGGGTATCCTCGGCGCCGCTGTGATTGCCAATGTCGCGGGGGCTGCAGGCGCGTTCTATCTGTGCCGGCGGGCTGGTTTGTTGCCCGAGAGGAAAGACTTGCGCTCTGTGGCCGTGGCCTGATCAGTCAGCGAAACGTTTGGCGAGCGCCTCCGCCTCTATGCGCTTGATCGCCACGATCAGGCAATCATCGGCAGAGAGCACGGTGTCGTTCTCGGCAAACTCCTCATC encodes:
- a CDS encoding Glu/Leu/Phe/Val dehydrogenase dimerization domain-containing protein is translated as MHSGCTTRCGSTRRSLKFLGFEQVYKNEITDLPPGGAKGRSDFDPKGHSDAEIMHIGQAFMRQPAPIIGPDRNMPAGDINVGTREIGWLFAAYKTHAMEFTGARTGNGLSFGSSETGTKATGFRCP
- a CDS encoding transposase, with amino-acid sequence MGIKLLKAASEFAREQGSEEHLEMPEISDGIPGVMRHQLNGLNARVDGPAKLIEQHTSLYGDARRLMRLPEIGPITASIVVATIGDTKQLETARDLAAWLGLTPLKKSSVGQKRLGRITRKGDNLRKLLIVGVTSRTLMAKNKPEKADIWSAKLLDEKPVRLAKLAMAKKSARLIWALPTKQEEYRQLIA
- a CDS encoding CsbD family protein; its protein translation is MKYDGRYTQRRRFFGTSPSVSRFTAGRKERQYKAGHIVAAVVGVIVIAAGIYIIGIDQKQEGEPSEISVEGGELPEFDAEVGQIEVVEETVTIPGLEVTSPAHDRSARPHSFLKFTIKPEELDMNRDQIEGKWTEIKGKLRETYGELSDNDIEQAKGDREQLEGKLQQKLGKSKEEVRDTVDRILSQV
- a CDS encoding glycosyltransferase, coding for MTAKIISLTSIPPRFAELGQTLRTLTSQTADVDEIRLYLPRRYRRFPDSAIALPDLPSGIRVIYVDEDLGPASKVLFAARDLQDRDCQILFCDDDRYYHPTWAETLFAYQRERPKECVAAIGDHLDEFVAPSRKPARLPRAVVSHHGFDPGYRLDRVKHLLTGGLTQSRSPKPMRRPVQSAGYVDILSGCAGAVVRPSFFSSDAFEIPRHVWMVDDIWLSGQLEARGIPIWVPERQYLASRSANDRIEALYDANLAGLDRNAANVNAIRYLQSKHGIWI
- a CDS encoding thiamine pyrophosphate-binding protein, producing the protein MFTLLGEETNDLMDAFAASFIEVVLYRHEQCAAFMAWGHGRLTGRPAACSATLGPGATNLVTGVADAQPDAKPLIAITG
- a CDS encoding choice-of-anchor I family protein encodes the protein MDRFTLELLHFADQEAGAAAIQDAPQLSAVLNALRAEDLGNDGMADNTLTLSSGDAFIPGLFFDASESVYGSAGIADIEIQNQLGVQAVALGNHEFDLGTETLAGLIDGSAEGNILGQDFQGANFTYLSANLDFSTDPNMAPLEVAGGQAPQANVVTSSVIIDVNGEDVAVIGATTPTLGSIASPGTVGIAPSPFDGNPTPEQLDALAAEIQQEVDAVLNDNPGLNKVVLLSHMQRISIEEELAARLSNVDIIVAGGSNTRLVDENDRLRDGDSAQGDYPTFITNANGSQTAVVNTDGSYKYVGRLVVDFEADGNVIADSYDADVSGAYATDAQGVANLGAEDLVDPEIQQIADEIEAQIIQSESNVFGVSDVFLNANRSGTGEVDDPDGVRTQETNLGNLTADANLAEARKTDADVVISIKNGGGIRASIGETVVPAGETEAERRVNPEVVDGDGNVIKPEGGISQNDIQTTLAFNNDLVLMTLTRAEIVALLEHGVSALPDVSGQFPQLSGVKLAFDETQPAGDRITTAVIVDEDGTVIADLVSNGELAGDANETFRIVTLGFLAEPRFDDDGNFTGGGDGYPFPNTNTDASLGEVGDQAVIDRVNFTELLQEGVRDGAATFADNGTEQDALAEYLSENFGDADNAFGEEDTGIGRDDTIQQVSTRTDTVGAGKGTGELEISEAQRMDSGVGEGGSEIVIYENGKAFVTNGEEDRVDVFDVATGQLDRSIDLSGISAFDGVQSVAVANGIVAVAVSRDDGDDSNAENGVIAFFDVQGNSLGEVTVGNLPDSVAFTPDGAKVIVANEGEPIDETLDPAGSISIIDISGGVAGATAVTLDFSNVDLSEARIVGDRGDALDVEPEYVTVSPDGVTAYVTLQEANAYATVDLTTNEIVSVRSFGTIDHSLEGNGLDTSDRDDAINITTRPVQGLRMPDAIAAFEQNGQTYLVTANEGDARDLDEDEIRLADAAEDGLLDPALKAQLENAGLLDDSEMGRLNISAVDGDTDGDGDIDQLYSFGSRGFTIFNADTGAVVFDSGDDFARIVADLNPGGFNDDDGDSGEDRSDNKGVEPEAVTVGMIGQRMIAFIGLERDGGIMAYDVTDPANVTFLTYFNGREDGDVSPEGLTFVPATESPTGEPQLIAAYEVSGTTVAYDLSGLPLGGGTVDLEDGEPFEAPLGVYEDTSFTGVDDGDTFIFTNVEPFSTRDVDVNTQTGDITIRGTQFNTDADFDTGNVLAAESGQQEVTVKFIDELLGDGADLNEGQAVDAGAVDGIVFDEYLTGDGTKDFQIQIDQSGAAFSNALGAFVFDAATNTATNVQILFADVGDAVGQTATINDVADGAELVFFLIQNGESLANGLSNNLGFDFAGDLPVLLDNGTAVGAEIFHSAGAAFNSDGIEHFLSGVVDGGGALRIGIEDQLGGGDQDYQDTVFTVTALDDMGVPL
- a CDS encoding MATE family efflux transporter; the protein is MAQRNLTEGRVWRALAHVSAPMSLGILAVLSVGIADAYFLGQLGSAPLAAVGFIYPITTALASLAIGLSAGANAAISQALGREDEPRDIYRLGFHALGLGLALAVLVAGFVTLTYSVIFGAMGAGDAVMTEIAAYMPLWALSFPFLVLLMITNAVFRAYGDAAYASIFMIVAALANIALNPLLIFGAFGFDGLGTEGAAAATLIGRVLAAAAGLYFAFRLGYLKRCGRLLEGARKSLSQIIPIGAPAAFSNAINPAGMALVTAAVATLGETAVAGFGAATRVQSVAIVVLLALSAGIGPVVGQNWGAEKRDRAQAAVIQSWLFCVAYGTLLALVLFVFSGPIASLIASDEDAASYTADYLQIVGLSLFGYGVLVTANAAMNARSKAVYSMSLSVARIFAIYLPLAWLGVLTFGYMGILGAAVIANVAGAAGAFYLCRRAGLLPERKDLRSVAVA
- a CDS encoding thiamine pyrophosphate-dependent enzyme, which produces MLAARLNQAGRVIAVGNDGDVMMNIQEMETAHRIGLSLALVAWVDGAIGLIEDRQERDTGDCADLSFNDIAWDQLAKAFCRSHVGCRTRADLRDALVADAKKMPPFALSTYL